Part of the Pseudomonas abietaniphila genome is shown below.
TGGGGCAGATTTTTGATGTCTGGTTCAAGCGATCCATACGTCCCCGTATCGTTATCAGTCAACTCAGCGGACCGTGGACATCAATGATCTGAGTCCGTAAGGTGCGCTGTTTTTAATACTCCCAACGTCGAGCGCCACCATGAACCGGCAAAAAAAGATCAAGCAGCTCCTTCAGGCACACGCCAAAAAGGCGAGTGCCAAACTGGCCCCAAAGAAAGAGAAATACATCAGCAAGGCGGACCGTTTGAAGCTTGCGGCCGAAACCGATCAAGACTCGACGACCGCCCCTGAAGCCTGATCAACCCGGCCGAGGTATCCGGTTCACCACGCTGACTCGATTAACGTTGCGTCAGGCCGCTGGACGCTTGGGGTTCCACAACCTGAGCTTCGTCGATTTCTCCTACCCCTTCCCGTGCGGGTAGCCCACCAGCTCCATTTCCGAGCCCCAGGGTGTCAGGAAGTGCACCCAGGTTTCACCTTCGGTGTCGCCGCTGGGCATGGTCATCGGTTCGCCGAGCACTGTGATGCCTTTTGACTTCAGATACGCCACGCCCGCCTTCACGTCATCGGTGTAGAACGCGATGTGCGATGCGCCAAGGTCTTCGGCGTTTGGCACTTGTTGACTGCCGGTCGATCGCGCGTATTCGAACAGCTCGATGTTGGAGCCTGTGCCACACCTCACCATCGAAATTGAAACGCTCGCCGCACGGGCTGCCACCGGACGGCTGCGGTCCGGCGACAACGAGGTCGTCATATTGAAGGGGCCGATATGCGTGACCGGGGTGCAGCCAAATGTGGAGGCCAGAAAGGCCTGTGCCTGCTTCAGGTCCGGCACGGTGATGCCTACGTGATCGACGCCCGCCGTATGGATACCCACGGGCTGGGATGGAGGGGTTTGAGCTGACGCGTGCAGGCTGAATGACAACAACAAAAATGCGGCTGCGATGAGTTTCATGATCGGTCTCTTTGCTCCCGTGAATCAGTGGGTGTCGAGGAAAACGTGGAGGGTGGCGAGCTTGCCGTCGCGGACAGTGAAAATGTCTTCGCCACGCACCTGGTCGGGGCTGTCTTTGGGACCGAATCCCCAGGTCACGCGGCCAATGCCGTGGTTCCAGCTGACAGGTTTCGGCAAGAAGACAAACCCTTCATGCTGCCCCTGAACCCGCTCGATCAGTTGGTTGACAGCGGTGTAACCGATCGCCTCGGCGGCGTAGTCGGCAACGACCAGATCCGGGGTGTAGACCGTGGCGAATCGGGCGAGTCGAATTTCGCTGTTGCGCTCGTTCCAGATTTGAAAGTGGCGGTCGATCAGCATTTGAGCCGTCGTGAGGGACTGAGCATCGTTACTCATGGGTCGAGTTTCCTGCGAATAGGACGTTGACGCGGTCAGTGCAGCGATGAGCCAGACCGCGGTGCGAATCAATTTTTTCATGATGAATGTTCCAGCCTTGGATCAGGGCCCGGCCAGTGACCGGGCCCGAGGTGTCGTCAGACCTGAGCCATGCCGCCGTCAACGAAGAGCTCGATACCGTTGATGAAGCTGGCCGAATCTGACGCCAGGAAGGCCACGGCCTTGCCGATTTCCTGTGGTTCACCCAGACGTCCCAGGGGGACTTGAGATGCCAGTGCATCGAACAGACCCTGACGGGCTTCTTCGGGCACCAGGTCACCGAGGCCCGGGGTGCGGATCGGGCCAGGGCTGACGACGTTCACACGAATGCCGCGATCCTTGAGGTCCAGTGCCCACGACCGGGCGAAGTTGCGAACGGCCGCTTTGGAGGCGCTGTAGACGCTGAAATTGGCGGTGCCGGTGACGGAGGTGATCGACGACGTCAGGATCACCGAGGCGCCATCCACCAACAGTGGCAGCGCCTTTTGCACGGTGAACAGTACGCCGCGGACGTTGGTGCCAAAGATGCGGTCGAAGTGCTCCTCGGTGATCGCGCCCAGGGGCAGCATGTCACCGCCCCCCGCATTGGCGAACAGGATGTCGAGTTTGCCCGCTGTTTTCGCGATCTGGGCGTACACCGTGTCCAGGTCCG
Proteins encoded:
- a CDS encoding DUF2986 domain-containing protein — protein: MNRQKKIKQLLQAHAKKASAKLAPKKEKYISKADRLKLAAETDQDSTTAPEA
- a CDS encoding VOC family protein — its product is MKLIAAAFLLLSFSLHASAQTPPSQPVGIHTAGVDHVGITVPDLKQAQAFLASTFGCTPVTHIGPFNMTTSLSPDRSRPVAARAASVSISMVRCGTGSNIELFEYARSTGSQQVPNAEDLGASHIAFYTDDVKAGVAYLKSKGITVLGEPMTMPSGDTEGETWVHFLTPWGSEMELVGYPHGKG
- a CDS encoding nuclear transport factor 2 family protein translates to MKKLIRTAVWLIAALTASTSYSQETRPMSNDAQSLTTAQMLIDRHFQIWNERNSEIRLARFATVYTPDLVVADYAAEAIGYTAVNQLIERVQGQHEGFVFLPKPVSWNHGIGRVTWGFGPKDSPDQVRGEDIFTVRDGKLATLHVFLDTH
- a CDS encoding SDR family oxidoreductase, which gives rise to MNAPLNGKIALITGGSTGIGLAAAQELAAQGARVFITGRRQAELDAAVASIGGTATAIRADVSVLSDLDTVYAQIAKTAGKLDILFANAGGGDMLPLGAITEEHFDRIFGTNVRGVLFTVQKALPLLVDGASVILTSSITSVTGTANFSVYSASKAAVRNFARSWALDLKDRGIRVNVVSPGPIRTPGLGDLVPEEARQGLFDALASQVPLGRLGEPQEIGKAVAFLASDSASFINGIELFVDGGMAQV